Genomic window (Candidatus Omnitrophota bacterium):
TCAAAATTTTTTGGCTTATCCCGCGCTTTAAACGATGTGTCCTTTCAGATCGCCAAAGGCGAGATTGTCGGATTTTTAGGGCCCAACGGCGCCGGAAAAACAACGTTGATGCGCATTTTAACCGGCTATTTTCCGCCCAGCCAGGGGAAAACCACGATCGCCGGATACGACATCGTCAAAAATCCTCTCTGCGCAAAACAATCTTTGGGCTATCTTCCCGAAAATCCTCCGCTATATCCTGAAATGAGCGTTGCTGACTATCTTCGTTACGCCGCGCAGCTTAAAGGCCTTAACGCTACCACGGCAAGATCACAGATCGATAAAACGCTTGCTAGCTGTGACATTGATTCAGTTAGAAACAAGGCCATTTCTTCGCTTTCCAAAGGATTTAAACAGCGCGTTGGCATCGCCCAGGCGATCATTCACGATCCACAAGTCCTTATATTAGACGAACCAACCAACGGGCTTGATCCGCTGCAGATCATTCAAGTTAGAAATCTTATCAATAATTTAGGAAAAGAAAAAACGGTTTTGGTAAGCACACATATTCTCTCTGAAATAGAACAAATCGCCCATCGCGTCGTCATTATTAGCGAAGGAAAAATTGTTGCGGACGATTCCCTGGCAAATATGCTTAACGGCCCCCAAGGAAAAAATAATTTGGAAGATACTTTTTTAAGACTAACCGCTTCAACCGAGCCTCGACCATGATCAAAAAAGCCTTTGCCATCGCCGCAAAAGAATGGGGAACTTATTTTAAGTCTCCCATGGCCTACATTATTCTGATCATTTCTATTTCTGTTTTTAACGTCTTCTTTTTTATGATCATTGACCAAAATAGAGAAGCATCCTTGCGCGACATGTTCAAGTTGATGGAATTTATTTTCGTCTTTACCATACCGCTTTTAACAATGAAAGTCTTTGCCGAAGAAAAACGGCAGGGGACATTTGAATTTTTGCTAACATCGCCCATTTCCAATACCACTATTGTTTTGGGAAAATATTTAGGGACACTTTTATTTTTCACATCCCTGATCTTCGCGACGTTCATTTACTACATTATCATCGAATATTTCGGGCAACCGGACCGCTGGGCTGTTTTGGCCGGTTATTTTGGCATATGGCTTGAGGGTGCTTTGTTCATCGCTGTCGGAATTCTCATATCATCCTGGACGGCAAATCAGATCATTGCCGCCATTATTTCTTACGCTGTTTTGCTAACACTTTATCTTTCGGCCGTCTTTGTAAAATATGCCGATCCTGTTACGGCGGAGATCATCCGGAACATAAGCTTCTGGAGCCGGACAGAATATTTTAGCAGCGGGCTTGTGCAAAGTTCTGACTTGATCTATTACGTCACATCCATCGGCTTTTGTCTGTTTTTAACTCGATTAAGTATTGAAAACCGTCTATGGAAATAAAAGTTAAACAAAGCTGTTCTTTCTTCCTTTATATAGGTTCATTGCTTTTCTTTTTTCTTGGGATGAGCTTGAACTATATCAATCAAGGAACTGATCTTTCGAGCGCAATTTTCTTATCCGCCGGGTCTTTTTTTCTGATCGGCGCTCTATTCTTATCCGCCCAGAAAATCAAAAAAATATTCACGGTCTTTAAAGTCATTCAGCACAGCTTCATTGTCAGCGGTGTTGTTTTGCTTTTCATCGGCCTCATCACCTTAAACATTGCCGGACTTGAATACAATGTCAGGTTCGACCTTACCCAGTACAAACAGCACACCTTAAACCCCGAAACAATATCGATCGTTAAGTCTATTAAAAAAGATGTCCGCTTGATCGTTTTATACGTCGGGATCCCGCCCGGATATATTCAGGACCTCTTGGCTGAATATCAGAAATTAAATCCTAAATATATCAAAGCACAGGTCATTGACCCCTTAGAACAATTGGGGTCCGCCGCAGAATTTGGCAATACGATCCGCGCCGATGAGAAAAAGGCAGTGGTCCTTTGCGATAAAGAGCGCCAAGATATTGACTTTACCGAAGCCCCGCTAACGGAGGAGATGCTAACAACTGCCATCGTCCAAGTGGGGCGCGACAAACGAAAGATCTGTTTTGTTGCGGGGCATAACGAATATTCCATCCACGATACAAAACCCGAGGGCTTAAGCATTTTTAACGCTCTTTTAAATGAGAATAATTGCATCACGCAAGAGACCTTATTAGAAGCCACCAAAGAGATCCCGAAAGACTGCGATGTCTTAGTGATCGCCGGGCCAAAATCGGCATTATCGCCATTGGAAGATAAATTGGTCCAAGATTATTTAGAGGGCGGGGGAAAAGCATTATTTTTGATCGAATCAACACCAATGGCAGAAGAAGGATCGGTTTTAACTGAACAAGATCGCCAGAAAAATCCGCCGTTTAATAATTTGCTTAATCGCTGGGGATTTAAAATTAACGATGATGTTGCCGTTGACCTAGAAAATCATGCCGGCCAGGATGTCGGCTGTCCGGCGACGCGCAATTACCCAAAACATAAAGAGATCGTTGACGGATTAGATTATACGTTTTACATCCGTCCGCGTTCCATTTCGCTTTTAACAGACGCATCTTCAACTATCCGCGTGGCACCTTTAGTATTGACCTCCTCCGGTAAAAACAGCTGGGCTGAGACAAACCGTAATCTTCAAGTGAAATTTGAACAAGGACAGGACGATCCCGGGCCGGTCATCATCGCGGCTGTTTCCTGGGAACCTAAAAACGACCAAAGAAAATCCGACACCAAGGTCATTGTTTTTGGTGATGGGGAATTCCTAACCAATAATTTTATTTCCCAATACAGTAACGCCGAAATCGCTTCCAATGCGATCAGCTGGCTTTCGGAACTCGACAAAGATATTTCCCTAAAATCTAAAGATATCAAGATCCATCAGCTGAATTTAACCAGCCAGCAAAAGCGTATCGTCATTGTGCTTCTTTTTTCTGTCCCGCTTTTGATCGCGCTGATCGGGCTTTTTATTTGGAAAAAGCAGGGCCGTTAGAAATGCCGATGTTTTAGCTAAAAGCGTTCAGGATTGGGGAAATCTTTCTTTACACCCTTGCGCAAATTTGATATATTACAGCGCTTGAAAAAATAATTTTCGGTCGAATTATTACGCCGACGTAGCTCAAGGTTGGCTCCGGTCTTTCTGATGAAATTGGTAACCGGAGTCCCGGCTTCAACAAATTGAAAAATAGAAGAGCAGGGAAGAGCAGCTGTTTTGCTCCTTGGTTTTTTCACATTTGCTGGCGTAGCTCAGTTGGTAGAGCAACGGTTTTGTAAACCGTGGGTCGGGGGTTCAATTCCTCTCGCCAGCTTTAATTAGGGGTTAGGTACATCCTATACCCCAAACGCTAATTCGGGCAGATACTCAAGTGGTCAACGAGAACAGACTGTAAATCTGTTGCGCTTGCGCTTCGGAGGTTCAAATCCTTCTCTGCCCATTGTTTCGTCCACTCGGGTAAAACCTTTCAACCAGAAATGGGGAAAGGTTTTACCCGATAATGAGAAAAGGAACAATGGGGTTGACGAGGCTCCGCCCGAGTCAACCCAAATAAAAAACTTTTCTCCCGTTCGTTCTTATTAATGTCCTTCGCTTACTGAAGCGAAAATAAAAAAAGAGCTCAGGACGCTCAATCTTTCTGTGCATCGCAGTGGAAGATTTTCGCGCGAGAGTAGTTCAGTGGTAGAACACTAGCCTTCCAAGCTGGATACGAGGGTTCGATTCCCTTCTCTCGCTCCAAGTTTTTTTCTGTAAGCGAGACTCCGCCTACCATAAAAAGGGGAAGGGCGGAGCAAGCTGGATACGAGGGTTCGATTCCCTTCTCTCGCTCCATTTTTTCAACCCTTTAAAAAAGGAAAACGAAATGAAAGTAACCTTGCTTATTCCTACCCTCAACGAAGTGATCGGCATGAAAGAGATCATGCCGAAGATCAAAAAAGAGTGGTATGACCAGTTATTGATCGTCGATGGCAAATCAACCGACGGCACCATCGAATACTGCAAACAAATGGGTTACCCGGTCGTTATCCAGCAAAAAAAGGGAATGCGTAACGCCTATATGGAATCATTGCCGCACATTACCGGTGATGTCATCCTGACATTTAGCCCCGATGGAAATTCAATTCCAGAACTTATTCCGGTTTGTATCGAAAAGATGAAGCAAGGTTATGATATGGTAATCGTC
Coding sequences:
- a CDS encoding ABC transporter ATP-binding protein, which codes for MITVDKVSKFFGLSRALNDVSFQIAKGEIVGFLGPNGAGKTTLMRILTGYFPPSQGKTTIAGYDIVKNPLCAKQSLGYLPENPPLYPEMSVADYLRYAAQLKGLNATTARSQIDKTLASCDIDSVRNKAISSLSKGFKQRVGIAQAIIHDPQVLILDEPTNGLDPLQIIQVRNLINNLGKEKTVLVSTHILSEIEQIAHRVVIISEGKIVADDSLANMLNGPQGKNNLEDTFLRLTASTEPRP
- a CDS encoding ABC transporter permease translates to MIKKAFAIAAKEWGTYFKSPMAYIILIISISVFNVFFFMIIDQNREASLRDMFKLMEFIFVFTIPLLTMKVFAEEKRQGTFEFLLTSPISNTTIVLGKYLGTLLFFTSLIFATFIYYIIIEYFGQPDRWAVLAGYFGIWLEGALFIAVGILISSWTANQIIAAIISYAVLLTLYLSAVFVKYADPVTAEIIRNISFWSRTEYFSSGLVQSSDLIYYVTSIGFCLFLTRLSIENRLWK
- a CDS encoding GldG family protein, which produces MNYINQGTDLSSAIFLSAGSFFLIGALFLSAQKIKKIFTVFKVIQHSFIVSGVVLLFIGLITLNIAGLEYNVRFDLTQYKQHTLNPETISIVKSIKKDVRLIVLYVGIPPGYIQDLLAEYQKLNPKYIKAQVIDPLEQLGSAAEFGNTIRADEKKAVVLCDKERQDIDFTEAPLTEEMLTTAIVQVGRDKRKICFVAGHNEYSIHDTKPEGLSIFNALLNENNCITQETLLEATKEIPKDCDVLVIAGPKSALSPLEDKLVQDYLEGGGKALFLIESTPMAEEGSVLTEQDRQKNPPFNNLLNRWGFKINDDVAVDLENHAGQDVGCPATRNYPKHKEIVDGLDYTFYIRPRSISLLTDASSTIRVAPLVLTSSGKNSWAETNRNLQVKFEQGQDDPGPVIIAAVSWEPKNDQRKSDTKVIVFGDGEFLTNNFISQYSNAEIASNAISWLSELDKDISLKSKDIKIHQLNLTSQQKRIVIVLLFSVPLLIALIGLFIWKKQGR